A portion of the Halodesulfovibrio aestuarii DSM 17919 = ATCC 29578 genome contains these proteins:
- a CDS encoding HD-GYP domain-containing protein: MDRMSLRELAVPIIKAIDSFNYLLKSHHRRTAVAAYHIANKMGLGNEDMFELVVAAGIHDIGALSIQERDMLVQVDVANPAPHCTMGHRMLASFYPFKNIAQIIKHHHISYQDSLHLNAGEVLFQSHIIHLADRVDVLINPDSFILNQKKQVVETINAKTGMTFHPKVVEAFNEVSKADIFWIEINNLDIDQLFRRLDVSVDFELTIDNIIDFALTLSRIIDFRSRFTASHSYTVAHLSSLFGEYFGFSEEKCKKLLVSGYLHDIGKIGIDPGLIEKKEPLSNEEYNLIKLHAYYTGQILKELSLSPWFGEIVEWAEKHHEKIDGMGYPYALKELDIDNGSKIIAFSDVISALLEERPYRKAMPIDVAFNIIREKIAPSISCSMFQVIEQHKKEINNLVKQCHNHTFEEYRLDNELGTNLWAPS; encoded by the coding sequence ATGGATAGAATGTCGCTTAGAGAGCTAGCGGTTCCAATTATCAAGGCTATCGATAGCTTTAACTATTTGCTGAAATCGCATCATAGGCGAACTGCCGTAGCAGCGTACCATATCGCTAACAAAATGGGATTAGGCAATGAGGACATGTTCGAACTTGTTGTTGCGGCCGGGATTCATGACATCGGGGCATTATCTATTCAGGAACGAGATATGCTTGTACAAGTGGATGTAGCCAACCCTGCGCCGCATTGCACCATGGGGCACCGCATGTTGGCGTCCTTCTACCCCTTTAAAAATATAGCACAAATTATTAAACACCATCATATAAGCTATCAAGATTCGCTGCATTTGAACGCTGGAGAAGTGCTGTTCCAAAGTCATATAATCCATCTTGCAGATAGAGTGGATGTGCTTATCAACCCAGATAGTTTTATTCTTAACCAAAAAAAGCAAGTAGTTGAAACAATCAATGCAAAGACGGGAATGACCTTTCATCCCAAAGTTGTCGAAGCTTTTAATGAAGTTTCCAAAGCAGATATTTTTTGGATTGAAATCAACAATCTGGATATTGACCAACTGTTTCGCAGGCTTGACGTTTCCGTAGATTTTGAGCTGACGATAGACAACATTATTGATTTTGCCTTGACCCTATCCAGAATAATTGATTTCAGAAGTCGCTTTACCGCCTCGCACTCTTACACTGTTGCGCATTTATCCAGCCTATTTGGAGAGTATTTTGGATTCTCCGAAGAAAAATGTAAAAAACTGTTAGTTAGTGGCTATCTGCATGATATTGGGAAGATAGGAATTGATCCCGGCTTAATAGAAAAAAAAGAGCCACTTTCTAATGAAGAGTATAACCTTATCAAATTGCATGCATATTACACTGGACAAATTCTCAAAGAGCTTAGCCTGTCTCCTTGGTTTGGTGAAATTGTGGAATGGGCGGAAAAGCATCATGAGAAGATTGATGGAATGGGGTATCCATATGCGTTGAAAGAACTCGACATTGATAATGGCTCAAAGATAATCGCTTTTTCAGATGTTATCTCCGCTTTATTGGAAGAGCGTCCTTATCGAAAGGCTATGCCTATTGATGTGGCATTTAATATAATCCGGGAAAAAATAGCCCCATCAATTTCTTGCTCTATGTTTCAAGTAATCGAGCAGCATAAAAAAGAAATAAATAATCTAGTTAAGCAATGCCACAATCATACTTTTGAAGAATATCGGCTAGATAATGAGCTTGGTACAAACTTGTGGGCTCCTAGCTAA
- the tadA gene encoding tRNA adenosine(34) deaminase TadA — translation MTTRRELEHCYNALTALPEGWNSWDDLMRIAMEEARKAEAIEEVPVGALLVAPDGTIVAKAYNRTITNNDPTAHAEILALRKAGEQLQNYRTEDLVLVVTLEPCLMCSGAMVHARIRGVVYGAPDHKTGAIDSQLNSFELPLHNHAIWHTSGVLLEECSSMLSTFFKKRRNQIKAAKAGQKV, via the coding sequence ATGACGACCAGACGTGAACTTGAGCATTGTTACAACGCCCTGACCGCCCTGCCCGAAGGCTGGAACAGTTGGGACGATTTAATGCGTATAGCGATGGAGGAAGCACGCAAAGCCGAAGCCATTGAGGAAGTACCTGTTGGAGCACTGCTGGTCGCGCCGGACGGAACCATTGTTGCCAAGGCATACAATCGAACCATCACCAACAATGATCCCACAGCGCACGCGGAAATTCTGGCCCTACGGAAGGCAGGCGAACAATTACAGAATTACCGCACAGAAGATTTAGTACTGGTGGTAACACTTGAGCCCTGCCTCATGTGCAGCGGAGCAATGGTTCATGCGCGCATCAGAGGCGTAGTATACGGCGCACCGGATCATAAAACTGGCGCGATAGATTCTCAGCTGAACAGCTTTGAACTACCATTGCACAACCACGCTATCTGGCACACTTCCGGAGTTCTGCTGGAAGAATGCAGCAGCATGCTTTCTACCTTCTTCAAAAAACGCAGAAATCAAATAAAAGCCGCCAAGGCAGGCCAAAAAGTATAA